A window of Phycobacter azelaicus contains these coding sequences:
- a CDS encoding pseudouridine-5'-phosphate glycosidase, with product MIPIQFSAEVTKARAEGLPLVALESTIITHGMPYPQNVETATQVEQDVREAGATPATMAVLEGTLHVGLEAQTLETLGQAKNVAKVSRADIAACIATGGTGATTVAATMIAARIAGIEVFATGGIGGVHKGAETSFDISADLLELAQTPVSVVAAGAKAILDVPKTLEVMETQGVPVISYGQDAFPAFWSAQSDLRGPLRMDSAAEIARAHAMRRAMDLPGGQLIANPIPSDAEIPAEVLAPVISQAQDEADRQGITGKNVTPFLLQRIFELTEGRSLVANIALVRNNARLAAEIARELNVIAR from the coding sequence GTGATCCCCATTCAATTTTCTGCCGAAGTCACAAAAGCCCGGGCCGAGGGCCTGCCTCTAGTGGCTTTGGAAAGCACGATCATCACACACGGTATGCCGTACCCACAGAACGTCGAAACGGCTACTCAGGTCGAACAAGACGTACGTGAGGCGGGGGCGACACCGGCCACGATGGCTGTGCTTGAGGGCACGCTGCACGTCGGCCTTGAGGCCCAAACACTGGAGACACTGGGTCAGGCCAAGAATGTCGCCAAGGTCTCTCGCGCAGATATCGCCGCCTGTATTGCGACCGGTGGTACCGGCGCCACGACGGTTGCCGCCACCATGATTGCCGCGCGCATCGCCGGGATCGAGGTTTTCGCGACTGGTGGTATCGGCGGCGTGCACAAGGGGGCTGAAACCAGTTTTGACATCTCTGCCGACCTGTTGGAACTGGCCCAGACCCCGGTAAGCGTCGTCGCAGCAGGCGCCAAGGCAATTCTGGATGTTCCCAAAACTCTAGAAGTGATGGAAACCCAAGGGGTTCCGGTCATTTCTTATGGTCAAGACGCCTTTCCGGCCTTTTGGTCTGCGCAGTCCGACCTGAGGGGGCCTTTGCGGATGGACAGTGCGGCAGAAATCGCCCGCGCCCATGCCATGCGGCGTGCCATGGATCTTCCTGGCGGGCAGTTGATCGCCAACCCCATCCCATCCGACGCGGAGATCCCGGCCGAGGTCTTGGCGCCTGTAATTTCTCAGGCACAGGACGAAGCTGACCGGCAGGGGATTACTGGCAAAAACGTCACGCCATTCCTTCTGCAGCGCATATTTGAGCTGACCGAGGGGCGCTCGTTGGTGGCGAACATTGCATTGGTGCGCAACAACGCCCGTCTCGCCGCGGAAATTGCACGAGAATTGAACGTAATCGCCCGCTGA
- a CDS encoding 3-hydroxybutyrate dehydrogenase, with protein sequence MTLKGKTAVVTGSNSGIGLGVARELARAGADVVLNSFTERDEDHALANEIAKEFSVSARYIKADMSKGDECRALIDQAGACDILINNAGIQHVAPIDEFPFDKWDAIIAINLSSAFHTTAAALPLMRAAGWGRVVNIASAHGLTASPYKSAYVAAKHGVVGMTKTVALETAEEAITANAICPGYVLTPLVEAQIPDTMAKYNMGREEVIKKVMLERQPSREFATVEQLGGTAVFLCSEAAAQITGTTISVDGGWTAL encoded by the coding sequence ATGACATTGAAGGGCAAGACAGCGGTCGTGACGGGATCCAATTCCGGCATCGGCCTTGGAGTTGCGCGCGAACTGGCGCGTGCGGGTGCGGATGTGGTCCTCAACTCATTCACTGAGCGGGATGAAGATCACGCGCTAGCCAACGAAATCGCCAAGGAGTTTTCTGTATCGGCACGGTACATCAAGGCGGATATGTCCAAAGGAGACGAGTGCCGCGCCTTGATCGATCAGGCAGGGGCCTGCGACATCCTGATCAACAATGCCGGCATTCAGCATGTGGCCCCAATCGACGAATTCCCGTTCGACAAATGGGACGCGATCATCGCCATCAATCTGAGTTCTGCCTTTCACACCACCGCGGCAGCGCTGCCCTTGATGCGAGCCGCCGGATGGGGCCGTGTGGTGAATATCGCTTCGGCCCATGGGCTAACGGCCTCTCCTTACAAATCGGCCTATGTGGCCGCCAAACACGGGGTTGTCGGCATGACCAAGACCGTGGCCCTGGAAACGGCCGAAGAGGCAATCACGGCCAATGCCATCTGCCCAGGCTACGTGTTGACCCCACTGGTTGAGGCGCAAATCCCCGACACGATGGCAAAGTACAACATGGGTCGGGAAGAGGTGATCAAGAAGGTCATGCTGGAACGCCAGCCATCGCGTGAATTCGCCACGGTCGAACAGCTGGGCGGCACGGCCGTGTTCCTGTGTTCTGAGGCCGCGGCTCAGATCACCGGCACCACGATCAGTGTTGATGGCGGCTGGACCGCTTTGTGA
- the ctaA gene encoding heme A synthase — MSSKRSIFEEVNEAQPAQKAAQPGVIDRGRGGARRAIRLWLMVLFGLVMVMIAVGGLTRLTDSGLSITEWRPVTGAIPPMSEADWQSEFEKYKQIDQWRIQNQWMELADFKVIYWWEWGHRQLGRVIGLVWAVGFFGFLVARKIPAGWAGRLVLPGALGAVQGAIGWWMVASGVTQGEGMTSVASYRLATHLGLAFVILGFLAWYVFQLGREERELMQARRAKETKLFGLSTGLLHFAFLQILLGALVAGIDAGRSYTDWPLMGGQIIPPNPLMLEPVWKNFFENPGLVQFIHRVCGYLLFAFAVVVWLRGRGSAHAQTRFAFNAVFAVLSVQIVLGIVTVLYAAPWQAAILHQIVAVILWVLILRARFLAAYPIATSIKDY, encoded by the coding sequence ATGAGCAGCAAGCGCAGTATCTTTGAAGAGGTAAATGAGGCGCAGCCCGCACAGAAGGCCGCCCAGCCGGGTGTCATTGATCGTGGCAGGGGCGGTGCACGCAGGGCGATCCGCCTCTGGCTGATGGTTCTGTTTGGTTTGGTCATGGTGATGATTGCAGTCGGTGGCTTGACGCGACTGACCGACTCCGGGCTATCGATCACGGAATGGCGCCCCGTGACCGGTGCAATCCCGCCCATGAGTGAGGCGGACTGGCAGTCCGAATTTGAAAAATACAAGCAGATCGACCAATGGCGCATTCAAAACCAGTGGATGGAACTGGCTGATTTCAAAGTCATCTACTGGTGGGAATGGGGGCATCGCCAGCTTGGCCGGGTGATTGGCCTTGTCTGGGCCGTGGGCTTTTTCGGCTTTCTTGTTGCACGCAAGATCCCCGCAGGATGGGCCGGCCGACTGGTTTTGCCCGGCGCCCTTGGCGCCGTACAAGGAGCGATCGGATGGTGGATGGTGGCCTCAGGGGTGACCCAGGGTGAGGGCATGACCTCAGTCGCGTCTTACCGTCTGGCAACACATCTGGGCCTAGCCTTCGTCATCCTTGGCTTCCTCGCCTGGTACGTGTTCCAGCTGGGGCGAGAAGAGCGGGAGCTGATGCAAGCGCGGCGCGCAAAGGAAACCAAGCTTTTTGGCCTGTCTACAGGGCTTTTGCACTTTGCGTTCCTGCAAATCCTACTCGGCGCACTGGTTGCGGGCATTGATGCCGGCCGTTCCTACACCGATTGGCCGCTCATGGGTGGGCAGATCATCCCGCCGAACCCGTTGATGCTGGAGCCAGTCTGGAAGAATTTCTTTGAAAACCCGGGTTTGGTGCAGTTCATTCACCGCGTGTGCGGCTATCTTCTCTTTGCATTTGCCGTTGTAGTCTGGCTGCGCGGGCGGGGCAGTGCCCACGCTCAAACGCGCTTCGCCTTCAACGCGGTCTTTGCGGTTCTGTCGGTGCAGATCGTACTCGGCATTGTGACCGTTCTCTACGCTGCGCCCTGGCAGGCGGCGATCCTTCATCAGATCGTTGCTGTGATCCTTTGGGTGCTGATCCTGCGGGCTCGCTTCCTGGCCGCATATCCCATTGCAACCTCGATCAAGGATTACTGA
- a CDS encoding PfkB family carbohydrate kinase, whose product MTHEPSLQPKADADRILCIGSVLWDIIGRCPAEMQRGSDMPGRISRLPGGVAMNIAMTLARFGMAPILLSAVGRDPEGEELIAACGHLGLDARHVYRSEDLPTDRYMAVEGANGLIAAIADAHSLEAAGAKILRPLFDGALGSEAAPYSGPIALDGNLTLSLLDEIAASPAFETADLRVAPASPGKAERLRPFLQRGRGTLYVNLEEAGLLCQDSFSDSEVAANALLDRGAARVLVTDGSRAATKADGQEIHTLEPPRVSVARITGAGDTFMAAHIAAEARGEAPSTALASALAAAASYVSGEPPL is encoded by the coding sequence ATGACGCATGAGCCCTCTCTCCAACCCAAGGCGGACGCCGATCGGATCCTGTGCATCGGGTCCGTTTTGTGGGATATTATCGGCCGCTGCCCAGCCGAAATGCAGCGCGGCTCAGACATGCCGGGGCGGATCAGCCGCCTTCCGGGCGGCGTTGCCATGAACATTGCTATGACTCTGGCCCGGTTTGGCATGGCACCCATTCTTCTGAGTGCCGTGGGCCGAGACCCCGAAGGAGAAGAGCTGATCGCGGCGTGTGGGCACCTGGGCCTTGATGCTCGTCACGTTTATCGCTCCGAAGATCTGCCGACCGACAGGTACATGGCTGTTGAGGGGGCAAATGGTCTGATCGCGGCCATCGCCGATGCCCATTCCCTTGAAGCAGCCGGTGCCAAAATCCTGCGGCCGCTTTTTGACGGCGCTTTGGGCTCCGAGGCTGCACCCTATTCCGGTCCAATTGCCCTTGACGGCAATCTGACCCTCTCTCTTTTGGATGAGATCGCCGCCAGCCCCGCCTTTGAAACTGCGGATCTGCGGGTGGCGCCCGCATCCCCCGGCAAAGCAGAGCGTCTGCGCCCCTTCCTGCAGCGCGGGCGCGGAACGCTTTATGTCAACCTCGAAGAGGCGGGCCTGCTCTGTCAGGACAGTTTCAGCGACAGCGAGGTCGCAGCAAATGCACTACTGGACCGTGGCGCGGCGCGTGTGCTGGTCACCGATGGCAGCCGCGCGGCCACCAAGGCAGACGGACAGGAGATCCACACGCTTGAGCCGCCAAGGGTCAGCGTGGCCCGCATCACCGGCGCTGGCGATACATTCATGGCCGCTCATATCGCAGCCGAGGCACGTGGAGAAGCGCCCAGTACGGCGCTTGCCTCGGCGCTGGCGGCTGCCGCAAGTTACGTTTCAGGAGAACCCCCGCTGTGA
- a CDS encoding DUF6614 family protein produces the protein MNLYHCYIDLHHEAKALAFSSAVDQWMSYLKERKVIKGWRLLRRKLNLASDSCRDFLLEIEFENMTQLDQAFRVLGEKDEEIEKLYANVSALVARSDFGLYRPFPDPERAERMALI, from the coding sequence ATGAACCTGTATCATTGCTATATCGACCTGCATCACGAGGCCAAGGCGCTGGCCTTTTCCAGCGCGGTGGACCAGTGGATGTCCTACCTGAAGGAGCGCAAGGTGATCAAAGGCTGGCGCCTGTTGCGCCGCAAATTGAATCTGGCCAGCGATTCCTGCCGCGATTTTTTGCTGGAGATCGAGTTCGAGAACATGACTCAGCTGGATCAGGCCTTTCGCGTGCTGGGCGAAAAGGACGAGGAAATCGAGAAGCTATATGCAAACGTTTCCGCGTTGGTGGCCCGGTCGGACTTTGGTCTGTATCGGCCATTCCCGGATCCGGAACGGGCTGAACGCATGGCGCTCATCTAG
- a CDS encoding HupE/UreJ family protein, with translation MTRLLYPLRLNVILIALLSSLGLWMPEQAQAHEVTPTIADFAVEGGELQMQLRLNAEAFVAGIDLDTHQDTDESGQAGDYDLLRALPPEELSPMLRLFAEDWVKTINLEAGTSVTLELKDVRIAPVGDLNVPRESFLDLIAPLPLGADVMNLTWSAGSGAVVLRQNGVDAAYTGYLQGGENSGPIALAGGSALAPYEAFISYIPVGFDHILPKGLDHILFVLGLFFLSTRLRPLIWQVSAFTVAHTITLACGALGLVTVNPDIVEPLIAASIVFVAVENIFSRRLHSWRTAVVFGFGLLHGLGFASVLEEFGLPQSQFISALIGFNVGVELGQLTVIALAYLLVGYWFGNHPKYRGRVAIPASVTIALIGGYWFVERVWL, from the coding sequence ATGACCAGACTTCTTTATCCACTGCGCCTCAACGTGATTTTAATCGCCCTGCTGTCAAGCTTGGGACTATGGATGCCGGAGCAGGCACAAGCCCATGAGGTGACGCCAACCATTGCCGACTTTGCAGTCGAAGGCGGTGAATTGCAAATGCAACTGCGGCTGAATGCCGAAGCTTTTGTCGCGGGCATAGACCTGGACACTCATCAGGACACCGATGAATCCGGACAGGCCGGGGATTATGATCTGCTTCGCGCGTTGCCTCCCGAAGAACTGAGCCCCATGCTCCGCCTCTTTGCCGAAGATTGGGTCAAGACGATCAACTTGGAAGCAGGGACTTCGGTCACGCTTGAGCTGAAGGATGTTCGGATTGCTCCTGTCGGAGATCTGAATGTTCCACGCGAAAGTTTCTTGGATCTGATTGCACCTCTGCCATTAGGCGCGGACGTGATGAATTTGACTTGGTCGGCAGGCTCGGGCGCGGTCGTTTTGCGTCAGAACGGTGTTGATGCGGCTTACACAGGTTACTTGCAGGGCGGCGAAAACAGCGGCCCTATAGCGCTTGCAGGGGGCTCCGCGCTTGCCCCCTATGAGGCCTTTATCTCCTACATACCTGTGGGGTTCGATCATATCCTGCCGAAAGGGCTGGATCATATCCTGTTTGTCCTCGGGCTGTTCTTTCTGAGCACCCGGCTGCGGCCGCTGATCTGGCAGGTCAGCGCCTTTACTGTGGCCCATACCATCACACTGGCCTGCGGAGCCCTTGGGCTGGTCACGGTGAATCCCGATATAGTGGAACCGCTGATTGCCGCTTCGATTGTTTTTGTGGCAGTCGAGAACATCTTTTCCCGCCGTCTGCACAGTTGGCGCACAGCGGTGGTCTTTGGGTTTGGCCTTTTGCACGGATTGGGCTTTGCCAGCGTCCTTGAGGAGTTTGGTCTCCCACAATCGCAATTCATTTCAGCACTGATCGGGTTCAACGTTGGCGTTGAGCTGGGGCAGCTTACGGTGATTGCGCTTGCCTACCTGTTGGTGGGCTATTGGTTCGGCAATCACCCCAAATACCGCGGCCGGGTGGCGATACCCGCCTCAGTGACCATCGCGTTGATCGGTGGCTACTGGTTCGTGGAGCGCGTCTGGCTTTAG
- a CDS encoding thiamine phosphate synthase, which translates to MTTAADTVETPQIYLISPPSFELGRFPDQLAKVLDSVEVACVRLDMASRDEDTLSRAGDALREVCHARDVAIVISDHQILAERLGLDGVHLSDASKSVRSARKALGADAIVGSFCAASRHDGMSAGEAGADYVSFGPIGTSGLGDGAQAQLDLFQWWSEMIEVPVVAEGGLTEELIAQFAPFTDFFGIGDEIWRTDDPATALQAFVKAMG; encoded by the coding sequence ATGACCACCGCCGCGGACACTGTAGAAACGCCACAGATCTATCTGATTTCGCCGCCAAGTTTTGAACTGGGCCGGTTCCCGGATCAACTGGCAAAGGTGCTCGACAGTGTTGAGGTCGCCTGCGTGCGCCTGGATATGGCGAGCCGCGATGAAGATACGCTCAGCCGAGCCGGTGACGCCCTGCGCGAGGTGTGCCATGCACGAGACGTGGCCATCGTGATTTCGGACCATCAGATCCTGGCGGAGCGGCTGGGTCTTGACGGTGTGCATCTGAGCGATGCGTCCAAATCCGTTCGCAGTGCCCGAAAGGCGCTTGGCGCCGATGCCATCGTCGGCAGTTTCTGCGCCGCCTCGCGCCATGATGGGATGTCCGCCGGAGAGGCCGGCGCGGATTACGTGAGCTTCGGTCCAATCGGGACCTCTGGCCTTGGTGATGGCGCTCAGGCTCAGCTTGATCTGTTCCAGTGGTGGTCGGAAATGATCGAAGTCCCTGTTGTGGCCGAAGGCGGTTTGACCGAGGAGTTGATCGCCCAATTCGCCCCCTTCACCGATTTCTTTGGAATTGGGGATGAGATCTGGCGCACCGATGATCCTGCCACCGCCCTGCAAGCCTTTGTCAAGGCGATGGGCTGA
- a CDS encoding carboxypeptidase M32 encodes MTAFERLMAYERDTQALSQISGRLGWDQETMMPRGAASQRGIEMAALEAVLHARRSAPEVGEWLETAQAPDEVGAAHLREIRRSYERAVKVPGDLAKKLAQVTSEAQGKWAQARADEDVAAFVPVLEEVVALKRQEAEALAADGELYDALVADYEHGTTSAEIAAIFDAMRPALVDLRARVLDRPAPRGLEGKFDEAVQMKLARKLARAFGYDMDHGRVDKAVHPFSSGSGLDVRITTRTSESDPFNCFYSTIHEVGHAAYEQNISRDYLLTPLGRGVSMGVHESQSRIYENQLGRSRAFTGWLFDQMKDSFGDFGIADADAFYAAVNKVHNGYIRTEADELQYNLHVMLRFDLERALMQGDLEVKDLEAAWNDRFEADFGYAVDKPSNGCLQDVHWSVGLFGYFPTYSLGNVYAGCLHEALRQEVPDLDAQLAKGDTSAATGWLGQALQQHGGLRSPKDTIAEAAGMVPDHAPLLNYLEAKFSAIYDL; translated from the coding sequence ATGACTGCATTTGAACGGCTAATGGCCTATGAACGCGACACGCAGGCCTTGTCGCAGATTTCGGGCCGCCTGGGCTGGGATCAGGAAACGATGATGCCCCGCGGCGCCGCAAGCCAGCGCGGCATCGAGATGGCTGCGCTCGAGGCGGTCCTTCACGCCCGCCGTAGTGCGCCTGAGGTTGGCGAATGGCTTGAAACCGCCCAGGCCCCTGATGAAGTGGGCGCAGCTCACTTGCGTGAGATCCGGCGGAGCTATGAACGCGCGGTCAAGGTTCCCGGCGATCTGGCCAAAAAACTTGCTCAGGTCACATCCGAAGCGCAAGGAAAGTGGGCGCAGGCCCGTGCGGATGAAGATGTCGCCGCCTTCGTTCCGGTTCTCGAAGAAGTCGTCGCGCTAAAGCGCCAGGAGGCTGAAGCCCTTGCCGCCGACGGCGAGCTTTATGATGCGCTGGTCGCAGACTATGAGCATGGTACAACCTCGGCCGAGATTGCTGCGATTTTTGATGCGATGCGCCCGGCGTTGGTGGACCTGCGGGCCCGTGTGCTGGATCGCCCTGCGCCGAGAGGGCTGGAAGGCAAGTTCGACGAGGCGGTGCAAATGAAACTGGCGCGCAAGCTGGCGCGCGCCTTTGGCTATGACATGGACCATGGCCGTGTCGACAAGGCCGTACACCCGTTCAGCTCTGGTTCTGGGCTCGATGTTCGGATCACGACACGGACGAGCGAGAGCGACCCGTTCAACTGTTTTTACTCGACCATTCACGAGGTCGGTCACGCCGCCTATGAGCAGAACATCAGCCGGGACTACCTTCTCACGCCGCTGGGGCGCGGTGTGTCCATGGGCGTGCACGAAAGCCAGAGCCGGATTTATGAAAACCAACTGGGGCGCAGTCGCGCCTTCACCGGCTGGCTGTTCGATCAGATGAAAGACAGCTTTGGCGATTTCGGGATCGCCGATGCCGATGCCTTCTACGCGGCGGTGAACAAGGTCCACAATGGTTATATCCGCACCGAAGCGGATGAGCTGCAATATAACCTGCACGTGATGCTTCGTTTCGATCTGGAACGGGCATTGATGCAGGGCGATCTGGAGGTGAAAGACCTGGAAGCGGCTTGGAACGACCGGTTCGAGGCTGATTTTGGCTACGCCGTCGATAAGCCGTCCAATGGCTGTTTGCAGGACGTGCACTGGTCAGTGGGACTGTTCGGGTACTTCCCGACCTATTCTCTGGGCAATGTCTATGCTGGCTGCCTTCATGAGGCGCTTCGACAGGAGGTCCCCGATCTGGACGCGCAGCTTGCCAAGGGCGATACTTCAGCGGCGACCGGCTGGCTGGGGCAGGCGTTGCAACAACACGGTGGCCTGCGCAGCCCGAAGGACACCATTGCTGAGGCCGCTGGAATGGTTCCTGATCATGCGCCGTTGCTCAACTATCTCGAAGCGAAGTTTTCTGCGATCTACGATCTCTAG
- a CDS encoding RNA methyltransferase: MPSETPQPAFVLVRPQMGENIGAAARAMWNFGLDRMRIVAPRDGWPNPKSVAMASGAGRLLDEAQLAPDVPGALEDCSFVFATTARPRELTKPVYSPEAAMKLALEKIRGGEKVAVMFGPERAGLENDDIAKANAIITVPVNPEFPSLNLGQCVLLTAYEWRRQADEVQHEVFDIGKSDWATGVEVEALVKHYEDRLDEAGYFFPPEKAPGMKVVFRNLFSRMRLTRADVQMLHGIMRQMVRWKKNGE, from the coding sequence ATGCCCAGCGAGACCCCTCAGCCCGCCTTTGTTCTGGTTCGCCCGCAGATGGGTGAGAACATCGGCGCCGCCGCCCGCGCCATGTGGAATTTTGGCCTGGATCGGATGCGCATCGTGGCGCCGCGTGATGGCTGGCCGAACCCGAAATCGGTGGCCATGGCTTCGGGCGCGGGCAGGCTGCTGGACGAAGCTCAGCTGGCGCCGGATGTGCCCGGGGCGCTTGAGGATTGCTCCTTTGTCTTTGCCACCACGGCCCGCCCAAGGGAGCTCACCAAACCCGTCTACAGCCCTGAAGCAGCAATGAAATTGGCGCTGGAAAAGATCCGGGGCGGTGAAAAAGTCGCCGTGATGTTCGGCCCCGAACGAGCTGGCCTTGAGAATGATGATATCGCCAAGGCCAATGCCATCATCACCGTGCCGGTGAACCCCGAGTTCCCCTCGCTGAACCTGGGCCAATGCGTACTCCTGACCGCTTATGAATGGCGCCGCCAGGCCGATGAGGTGCAGCACGAGGTCTTTGATATCGGCAAATCCGACTGGGCCACGGGCGTCGAGGTAGAAGCGCTGGTGAAACACTATGAGGATCGCCTGGACGAGGCTGGATACTTCTTCCCGCCGGAAAAGGCGCCGGGCATGAAGGTGGTCTTCCGCAATCTTTTCAGCCGCATGCGTCTGACGCGCGCCGATGTGCAGATGCTGCATGGCATAATGCGGCAGATGGTCCGCTGGAAGAAAAATGGCGAATGA
- a CDS encoding DUF502 domain-containing protein — protein MTTPFDQEPHRKPGLLARLRSSFLTGIVVIAPVGLTLWLLWTVMGWIDGVVLPLVPNNLRPEEYIGINLRGVGLIIFLLFTIMVGWVAKGIIGRSLITFAENLVDRMPVVRSIYSGIKQISETVFAQAESSFDKACLIEYPRRGVWAIGFVSTKAKGEIAHRAQTSGGLMSVFIPTTPNPTSGFLLFVPEEDVTMLEMSVEDAAKLVISAGLVYPNAKDPSQPPAKA, from the coding sequence ATGACTACTCCTTTTGACCAAGAACCCCATCGCAAGCCGGGCCTGTTGGCGCGGCTGCGTTCGTCCTTTCTGACCGGTATCGTGGTCATTGCGCCTGTCGGCCTTACGCTGTGGCTTCTTTGGACCGTGATGGGCTGGATAGATGGTGTGGTTCTGCCGCTGGTGCCGAACAACCTGCGCCCCGAGGAATACATCGGAATAAATCTGCGTGGCGTCGGGCTGATCATCTTCCTGTTGTTCACGATCATGGTTGGCTGGGTTGCAAAGGGGATCATCGGTCGATCCCTTATCACCTTTGCAGAGAACCTGGTGGACCGGATGCCGGTGGTGCGGTCCATTTACTCGGGGATCAAGCAGATTTCGGAAACGGTTTTTGCTCAGGCCGAGAGCAGCTTTGACAAGGCTTGCCTGATCGAATACCCGCGGCGTGGCGTATGGGCTATCGGCTTCGTGTCCACCAAGGCAAAAGGTGAGATTGCACATCGCGCGCAGACCTCCGGTGGGCTCATGAGCGTATTCATCCCGACCACGCCGAACCCCACGTCCGGTTTTCTGCTGTTTGTCCCGGAAGAAGATGTGACCATGCTGGAGATGTCGGTCGAGGATGCCGCAAAACTCGTGATCTCCGCCGGTCTCGTCTACCCGAATGCCAAGGACCCGAGCCAGCCCCCGGCCAAAGCTTGA